The Balaenoptera ricei isolate mBalRic1 chromosome X, mBalRic1.hap2, whole genome shotgun sequence region GAAAAGATCCCATAAACGTGACTCATTTGGAAAGAGTTTAAAGTATAATTTAGATGTAcctattcataataaaaacaatgcAACAAAGAACTTTGATAAAATTATTGGACACGGTCAAGTTTTCACCCAGAGCTCTTCTTATACTAACCATGAAAATACACATACAGGAGTGAAATTCTGTGACAGCAATCAGTGTGGCAAAGTCTTCAGCCTCAAACAAGCACTCAGTCACAATCTGAAATTTCCTGTTGGGGAGAAAGCAAATATGTGTACTGAACTTGGGAAGATCTTCACCCAGAGGTCACACCTCTTTGCACCTCAGAGAATTCATACTATGGAAAAACCTCATGAACTTAGCAAATGTGTGAATGTTTTTACACAGAAGCCACTACTCAGTATATATTTGAGAGTTCATAGAgatgaaaaactatatatatgttCTGAGTGTGGGAAGGCGTTCATCCAAAATTCAGAATTAATTATGCATGAGAAAATTCATACTAGAGAAAAACCCTATAAATGTAGTGAATGTGGAAAATCATTTTTCCAAGTGTCATCTCTACTTAGGCATCAGACAACCCATACTGGAGAAAAACTTTatgaatgcagtgaatgtgggaaaggcTTCTCCCTGAACTCAGCCCTCAATGTACATCAgaaaattcatactggagagagacACCACAAGTGCAGtgagtgtgggaaagcctttaccCAAAAATCAACGCTCAGAatgcatcagagaattcatacaggAGAGAGATCCTACATATGTACTGAATGTGGACAGGCCTTCATCCAAAAGGCACACTTGATTGCACATcaaagaattcatactggagagaagcctTATGAATGCAGTGACTGTGCGAAATCTTTCCCTTCTAAGTCACAACTCCAGATGCATAAGCgaattcacacaggagagaaaccctatatATGCACTGACTGTGGGAAGGCCTTTACCAACAGGTCAAATCTCAATACTCACCAGAAATCTCATACTGGAGAGAAGTCTTATATATGTgcagaatgtgggaaagccttcacaGACAGGTCAAATTTCAATAAACACCAGacaattcatactggagagaaaccctatgtcTGTGCTGATTGTGGGAGGGCCTTCATCCAGAAGTCAGAGTTAATTACACATCAGAGAATCCATACTACAGAGAAGCCTTATAAATGTTCTGACTGTGAGAAATCCTTCTCCAAGAAACCACATCTCAAAGTACATCAGCgaattcacacaggagagaaaccatataTATGTGCagaatgtgggaaagctttcaCTGACAGGTCAAATTTCAATAAACACCAGacaattcatactggagagaaaccctataaatgtaGTGACTGTGGAAAGGGCTTCACTCAGAAATCAGTTCTGAGTATGCATCGCAATATTCATACATGAAAGTAACCCTGTTTCTTGAAAATGAGAAAACCTTATCACAGAAATCAGGTCTAAGTGTGTATTATAAAATTCAACCAAGACCGATCATATATGAATACATTgtataataaaaagaattcatcaGGCTCTTTCACCTAAGAtgagaaaaattatttggaaGAGACCCTCTAAGAATGCACTGAATGAAGGGGAACTTCCATATTTTCACAGCCTCACAAAATATAATAGAATTCATACTGGGGAAAATGCTGTCAGTTTGAAGCATTAGGAAAAGCCTTCCTGTACAAAGTATTATATAAGGCAAGTTATTACCAAATTCTTTACAGATGGAGTatgcaaaattatataaatgactGTAATGTTTACTGTGTTATATTAAGCAATTTAAAGTGTCAACAAAACAAAAGGTAGGACaacaaaatgatatatttaatgtGTAGACCTGCTCTCAGTTCTGTAGGGTATTTGTAGCAGAACACATTGCACAATGGGAGGAATaattgaattgaaattttttttggaTTTAATGTAATTGTGTCTATCAAATATGTTTCCTACTGAATATTTTGCTCATGTGAATCCACAGTTTTAAAGTCATTatggttttatatatacacacatctgcTGATATAATTTTACATGAACACATAAATATAATCCTATCATTCATACTGGTTTCCATGACATCATATTTTTATCTTCCTTCATTGTGGTACAATGCAAAATAGCCACAGATCTCTCCCATCTTTTTTTATGCACCCCCCTTTGTAATAttactctgttgtttttcttattaagaGGTAGAGCTGTCTCTCTACTCCTTGACTCtgagcttggccatgtgacttgttttggccaatgTACATTAACAAAGAGATTCAAGAAGATGCTGGGGAAGTGTGTAAAGCCTGCCTCGAGTCTTACCCTCTCTTGCTGCTCTTTGGAATTCCAAGACCTTCGTGTGAAGAAACTCATTACTGAGGGATGAGAAGCCACATGGAACAGAGATGAACCAGGCCAGCTGAAGCCCCTTAGACCAAATGCCAGACATGGGAGTGAGGCCTTCATCAACCTTCAGCCCCAGCCACGCCAGCCCACACCAGAAGAGCCACACCAGTTATCCCAGCCAACCTGGAGAATTAtgagataaataaaatgattattgttttaagctactaagtttggggTAGTCTGTTGCACAGCAAATGCTAAGTAATACCTAAAAGTGTACGCCTACTGGGGGTATTGTATCAAAACATAAGACGTGACATTAGCTTTGGGCCTGAGCAGCAGGCAGAGACTGGAAAAACAATGAGGAAAACTGTTAAGAAAGGCTGGAAATCATGGCAGTCTGTGTTGTTtagtaagggaaaaaaatagcaaaacagTCACCATCCTCTGTGGAAAGATAGAGAATGTACCAAATGAACTTGTGGATCTGGCTAAAGAGATTTCCAACAGAATGTTGGAAGTATCAGTTTGCTTCTTTTAGCTGCATATGATAAGATACAGAAAGAAAAGTATGAACTAAGCAAAT contains the following coding sequences:
- the LOC132356897 gene encoding zinc finger protein 81 isoform X1 is translated as MPANQCAPGPSLALTTGGCDNSCEVSVSFEDVTVDFSREEWQQLDSTQRRLYQDVMLENYSHLLSLGCEIPKPEVIFKLEQGEEPWTLEEETPHQSCSDGKFGIKTSQKRISGKVSFHTEMEGEDTRDDSLYSILEELWHGAEQIKSYQEKQNKPLSHAAFINKKMLNTEWDYEYKDSGKFVHPGPNLIPSQKRSHKRDSFGKSLKYNLDVPIHNKNNATKNFDKIIGHGQVFTQSSSYTNHENTHTGVKFCDSNQCGKVFSLKQALSHNLKFPVGEKANMCTELGKIFTQRSHLFAPQRIHTMEKPHELSKCVNVFTQKPLLSIYLRVHRDEKLYICSECGKAFIQNSELIMHEKIHTREKPYKCSECGKSFFQVSSLLRHQTTHTGEKLYECSECGKGFSLNSALNVHQKIHTGERHHKCSECGKAFTQKSTLRMHQRIHTGERSYICTECGQAFIQKAHLIAHQRIHTGEKPYECSDCAKSFPSKSQLQMHKRIHTGEKPYICTDCGKAFTNRSNLNTHQKSHTGEKSYICAECGKAFTDRSNFNKHQTIHTGEKPYVCADCGRAFIQKSELITHQRIHTTEKPYKCSDCEKSFSKKPHLKVHQRIHTGEKPYICAECGKAFTDRSNFNKHQTIHTGEKPYKCSDCGKGFTQKSVLSMHRNIHT
- the LOC132356897 gene encoding zinc finger protein 81 isoform X2; protein product: MVSVSFEDVTVDFSREEWQQLDSTQRRLYQDVMLENYSHLLSLGCEIPKPEVIFKLEQGEEPWTLEEETPHQSCSDGKFGIKTSQKRISGKVSFHTEMEGEDTRDDSLYSILEELWHGAEQIKSYQEKQNKPLSHAAFINKKMLNTEWDYEYKDSGKFVHPGPNLIPSQKRSHKRDSFGKSLKYNLDVPIHNKNNATKNFDKIIGHGQVFTQSSSYTNHENTHTGVKFCDSNQCGKVFSLKQALSHNLKFPVGEKANMCTELGKIFTQRSHLFAPQRIHTMEKPHELSKCVNVFTQKPLLSIYLRVHRDEKLYICSECGKAFIQNSELIMHEKIHTREKPYKCSECGKSFFQVSSLLRHQTTHTGEKLYECSECGKGFSLNSALNVHQKIHTGERHHKCSECGKAFTQKSTLRMHQRIHTGERSYICTECGQAFIQKAHLIAHQRIHTGEKPYECSDCAKSFPSKSQLQMHKRIHTGEKPYICTDCGKAFTNRSNLNTHQKSHTGEKSYICAECGKAFTDRSNFNKHQTIHTGEKPYVCADCGRAFIQKSELITHQRIHTTEKPYKCSDCEKSFSKKPHLKVHQRIHTGEKPYICAECGKAFTDRSNFNKHQTIHTGEKPYKCSDCGKGFTQKSVLSMHRNIHT